Genomic DNA from Streptomyces sp. NBC_01571:
CGTGGTGCCCGGCGACAGCATCGCGCCGCGGGTGAGGGAGAAGGCCAGGTAGACGAGGGGGTAGACGAGCCAGGTGGCCGCGTAGCGCATCGCCAGCGGGGCCGGGCGGGTCAGCAGGAGCCAGTCGATCACCACGGCGACCGGGGTCACGGTGTACAGGATCAGGTTCGCGAGGGCCTGCCAGCCGTTGAGCGAGGCGGTCTCGCCGGTCATCGAGAAGCCGCCGGGACGGTTCGCCAGGTGCAGGTGATAGACCAGGCCCGTGATCAGGATGTACAGGAGCGTGCCGCCCGTGAGGGCCGCGGGCAGCAGGCGACGGGCCGTCCATGCGCGCCGGGCCGAGGCGACGAACACCGCCGCCACCAGCAGGTTGCTCTGGATGGCGAAGTAGCTCAGCACGTGTGCCGGACTGCCCAGGTACAGGTCGATGGCGATGCCCGCCGCGGCCGCCACGGCGACCAGTAGGCGGTAGACCGCCGCCAGCGGGCGGTGCACGGGGGCCACCACCGCCGTCGACGGGACGTTGTACGGGGCCAGTGCGGCGATACCCGGGATCGGCGGGAGGTCGGGTATGTCCTTGGGGATCGGGGCGATCATGCGCCCACGTTAAGTGGGGTGGATGAATCGGGCCATTTGGGACATCTGGTGGAGTTACGGGCCGCGGTTGCCGCGCCGCCCTCGAGTGTCCCCAGCGGCCAGCGGTGCCTGGTCAGCCGTGTGTGATCAGCGGCTCGTGATCCCTGGCCTGTGGTCCATGGTCCGTGATCAAAGGTCCCGCCCCGATCAGGCCGGCTGGCGGCTTACCAGCGTCAGGAGAGACGCCTCGGGCGGGCACGCGAAACGTACGGGCGTGTAGCGGTTGGTGCCGCAGCCCGCCGAGACGTGCATGTAAGACGTCCGCCCCTCCGCCGTATGCGTGGACAGGCCCTTCACGCGGTCCGTGTCCAGGTCGCAGTTGGTGACGAAGGCGCCGTAGAAGGGAAGGCAGAGCTGGCCGCCGTGGGTGTGGCCGGCCAGGACCAGGGGGTAGCCGTCCGCCGTGAACGCGTCGAGCGTGCGCAGGTAGGGCGCGTGGACCACGCCCAGGGAGAAGTCGGCCGACTCCGAGGGGCCGCCGGCCACGCGCGCGTAGCGGTCCCGCTTGATGTGCGGGTCGTCGAGACCGGTCAGCTCGATCTCGGAGCCCTCTATCTTCAGCGTCCCCCGGGTGTTCGTCAGGTTCAGCCAGCCCGCCGTGTCGAAGCCGTCGCGCAGGTCCTCCCACGGGTTGTGGAGGGCGTGAACGGCCGGCTTGTTGCCGTTCAGACCGTGGCGGCCCTGGGCCTTCTCGAACAAGTACCGGGCCGGGTTGCGGAGTTTGGGGCCGTAGTAGTCGTTCGAACCGAAGACGTACGCGCCCGGGAATTCCATCAGGGGTCCGAGGGCGTCCAGGACTTCGGGGACGCCCTCCGGGTCGGAGAGGTTGTCCCCGGTGTTGATGACGAAGTCGGGACGCAGGCCTGCCAGGGAGCGCAGCCAGCGCTGCTTCTTGCGCTGCCCGCTCACCATGTGGATGTCGGAGACCTGGAGGAGACGCAGGGGTCGCATGCCCGGGGGCAGGACCGGGACCGTCACCCGCCGGAGGCGGAACGAGCGGGCCTCGAAGCCTGCCGCGTACAACAGTCCGGCGGCGCCCACCGCCGTGATTCCCAGGGGTACTCCGTATCGTGCGCGCATACGACCATCGTGTCAGACCCCGGCGGCTTCGCGCCCCCGCCTGTGGACAACCCCGGCACCGGCAGCCGGAGGCCGACGATCCGCCCGGCACCGGAGGGTCGCCCCGAACGGCGGCCGGAGTCGGCGGCCGACATCATCGGCGGAGCGGACACCGGCTCCGAACACCGGCAACCGACACCGCCGCTGAAATCAGCAGGCGACCGCCTCACCACACCTGCGACAATCGTCGGCATGACCACGCTCAAGTCGAAGCTGCAGGAAGACCTCAACGCCGCCATCAAGGAGCGCGACGAGCTCCGCTCCGCCACGCTCCGGCTGACCCTCTCCGCGATCACCAAGGAGGAGGTCGCCGGCAAGACGAAGCGCGAGCTCTCCGACGACGAAGTACAGAAGGTGATCACCCGCGAGGCGAAGAAGCGCCGTGAGGCCGCGGACGCCTTCGCGCAGGGTGGTCGGCCCGAGTCGGCCGAGCGGGAGAAGGCGGAGGGCGAGATCCTCGCCACGTACCTGCCCAAGCAGCTCTCCGACGAGGAGCTCCAGCAGATCGTCGGACAGGCCGTCGAGGAGGCCAGGGCGGCGGGCGCCGAGGGGCCGCGTGCCATGGGTCAGGTCATGAAGATCGTCAACCCCAAGGTCGCGGGCCTGGCCGAGGGCGGGCGGGTCGCCGCAGTGGTCAAGAAGCTGCTCGCCGGCTGAGGCCTCCACGCCGAGAGGGACGCCACCGCGGTGACGTCCCTCTTCAAGCGTGTCCTTTTCCGGTCAAGGGTGCCCTTTTCCGGAGTGTCCTTCGCCTTCGGCCGACCGGCCGACTCGCCCTTCGGCCGACTCGCCTTCCGCCGGCCGCCCAACTCGCCTCCGGCCGACCGGCGGGGGACCTACCCGTGGCGGCGGCCCCCGGTGCCGTTCTGCCCCTGGATGAAGCCCTGGGGGATCGAGAAGGAAGGCGTCGGCAACCCGCCGCCGTTCCCGTTGCTGCCGTTGTTCCCGCTGATGGTGTTGCCGTCGTGGCCGCCGTCCTGGCCGCCGTCGCCCCAGTCGCCGCCGTCATCGCCGTCATCGCCGTCGTCGCCGTGGTCCCTGTCGTCCCGCTCCGGATCGGGGATGTCGATCAGGTTGAACGAGGGGGAGTCCTTGCCCACGAGGGCGCCCGTCATGGCGTCCTTCCAGATCGGGCCCGGCACCTCGCCGCCGTAGACGAGGGAGTGGTAGACGCCACCGATGTTGATGTTCGTCATCTTGACGTTCTGCTTGGGGCTGCCGACCCACACCGCGCCCGCGAGGTTCGGGGTGTAACCGACGAACCAGGCGTTGCGGCGCTCGTCCGTCGTACCCGTCTTACCGGCGTTGTCCCGGTCCGTCAGACCGGCCTGCTGACCCGTACCGGAGTCGATCACACCGCTGAGAAGGGTGTTGACGGTGTCCGCGGTCTTCTCGGACATGGCCCGCGTGCAGGTCGACTTCGGTACTTCCAGAGACTTCTGCTTGCCGTCCACCTGCTGGGTGATCGACTCGATGGCGATCGGCGTGCAGTACATGCCCCGGGACGCGAAGGTGGCGTACGCGCTCGCCATGGTCAGCGGGGCGATGCCCTTGGAGCCGAGGGTGATGGCGGGCACCTCGGGCAGCTTGTCGCCGTTGCCCTGCACGACGTGCAGCTTGTCGGTCAGCTTCACCACGGGGCAGATCCCGATGTCCGAGATCATCTGCACGAAGTAGGTGTTGACCGACTTGGCCATCGCCGTCTTCAGCGGGTACGGGCCCTTCTCCGATTCGCTCTCGTTCGAGAGCGTCTCGTTCTGCTGGTTGGTCCAGGGCTTGCTGCCGCACGTCTGGACGGGGCTGGGGTAGGACATCTTGTACGGCGCGGAGTACTCCTGCGTCGCCGGCCGGCCCTCCTCCAGCGCGGCGGCGGCCACGAACGGCTTGAAGGTCGAACCGGTCGGGAAGCCGAAGTTCGAACCGCCCATGTCACGGTCGACCGAGTAGTTGTACTCCGTCTCGTTCTTCCCGTAGCCGTACGGCCTCGACTGGCCCATGCCGACGATCTTGCCGGTCCCCGGCTCGACCAGCGTGGCCGCCGTGGCGACCGAGTCCGACTTGTTGACGTGGGACTTGATCGAGTCCTGCACCGCCTTCTGGGACTGCGGGTCGAGCGTCGTACGGATGGTCAGGCCGCCCTGGTTCCAGAGCTTGGCCCGGTCCTCCTTGGTCTTGCCGAAGACCGGGTCGCTGAGGAACACGTTCTCCACGTACCTGCAGAAGAAGCTCGCGCCCTTGACCGCCGTGATGCAGCCGTTCTTCGGCTGGCTGACCTTCAGGTCCAGCTTGGCCTTCTGGGCCGCGTCGGCCTCCTGCGGGGAGATGTCGTGCACCTCCGCCATGCGTTGCAGGACGGTGTTGCGGCGCTTGATGGCCTCGGCCTCGTCGTTGACCGGGTCGTACCGGCTGGGCGACTGGACGATGCCTGCGAGCAACGCCGACTGCTGGAGGTTCAGGTCCTTGGCGGGCTTGGAGAAGTAGCGCTGGGCGGCGGCCTCGACGCCGTAGGCCTGCTCGCCGAAGAACGTGATGTTCAGGTAGTTCTCGAGGATCTTCTTCTTGCCGAGCTTCTCTTCCAGCTGGATCGCGTACTTGAGCTCGCGGATCTTGCGGCCGAGCGTCTGCTGGGTGGCCTGGGCGACCTTCGTCGGGTCGTCGCCGGCCTCTTCCACGAAGTAGTTCTTCACCAGCTGCTGCGTGAGCGTGGAGGCGCCCTGGGCCACTCCGCCGTTCTGGGCGTTCTGGTTCAGGGCACGCAGGATGCCCTTCAGGTCGACCGCACCGTGCTGGTAGAAGCGGGAGTCCTCGATGGCGACGATCGCCTTCTGCATGTACGGCGAGATGTTCTTGAGGTCGACCACCGTGCGGTCGCGCGAGTAGACCGTCGCGATCTGACCGCCCTGGTTGTCCAGGATGGTGGTGCGCTGACTCAGCGCGGGGCTCTTCAAGTTGTCGGGAATCTCGTCGAATCCCTGGACGGAACCCTTGGCCGCGAGGCCCAGCGCGCCCGCGGCGGGCAGCGCGATTCCGGCCATGACTGCTCCGGCGAGCACGCTGACACCGAGGAACTTGGCGGCCTGCTGCGTGGGCGACAGGCCACCGCC
This window encodes:
- a CDS encoding metallophosphoesterase, which translates into the protein MRARYGVPLGITAVGAAGLLYAAGFEARSFRLRRVTVPVLPPGMRPLRLLQVSDIHMVSGQRKKQRWLRSLAGLRPDFVINTGDNLSDPEGVPEVLDALGPLMEFPGAYVFGSNDYYGPKLRNPARYLFEKAQGRHGLNGNKPAVHALHNPWEDLRDGFDTAGWLNLTNTRGTLKIEGSEIELTGLDDPHIKRDRYARVAGGPSESADFSLGVVHAPYLRTLDAFTADGYPLVLAGHTHGGQLCLPFYGAFVTNCDLDTDRVKGLSTHTAEGRTSYMHVSAGCGTNRYTPVRFACPPEASLLTLVSRQPA
- a CDS encoding Pr6Pr family membrane protein, whose product is MIAPIPKDIPDLPPIPGIAALAPYNVPSTAVVAPVHRPLAAVYRLLVAVAAAAGIAIDLYLGSPAHVLSYFAIQSNLLVAAVFVASARRAWTARRLLPAALTGGTLLYILITGLVYHLHLANRPGGFSMTGETASLNGWQALANLILYTVTPVAVVIDWLLLTRPAPLAMRYAATWLVYPLVYLAFSLTRGAMLSPGTTERYLYPFVDVDRHGYVGILGNTAILGVALYALALLVVALDHLRPDPLRHGGRRPENRISSPATGGLK
- a CDS encoding transglycosylase domain-containing protein, with amino-acid sequence MPKKLSGGGLSPTQQAAKFLGVSVLAGAVMAGIALPAAGALGLAAKGSVQGFDEIPDNLKSPALSQRTTILDNQGGQIATVYSRDRTVVDLKNISPYMQKAIVAIEDSRFYQHGAVDLKGILRALNQNAQNGGVAQGASTLTQQLVKNYFVEEAGDDPTKVAQATQQTLGRKIRELKYAIQLEEKLGKKKILENYLNITFFGEQAYGVEAAAQRYFSKPAKDLNLQQSALLAGIVQSPSRYDPVNDEAEAIKRRNTVLQRMAEVHDISPQEADAAQKAKLDLKVSQPKNGCITAVKGASFFCRYVENVFLSDPVFGKTKEDRAKLWNQGGLTIRTTLDPQSQKAVQDSIKSHVNKSDSVATAATLVEPGTGKIVGMGQSRPYGYGKNETEYNYSVDRDMGGSNFGFPTGSTFKPFVAAAALEEGRPATQEYSAPYKMSYPSPVQTCGSKPWTNQQNETLSNESESEKGPYPLKTAMAKSVNTYFVQMISDIGICPVVKLTDKLHVVQGNGDKLPEVPAITLGSKGIAPLTMASAYATFASRGMYCTPIAIESITQQVDGKQKSLEVPKSTCTRAMSEKTADTVNTLLSGVIDSGTGQQAGLTDRDNAGKTGTTDERRNAWFVGYTPNLAGAVWVGSPKQNVKMTNINIGGVYHSLVYGGEVPGPIWKDAMTGALVGKDSPSFNLIDIPDPERDDRDHGDDGDDGDDGGDWGDGGQDGGHDGNTISGNNGSNGNGGGLPTPSFSIPQGFIQGQNGTGGRRHG
- a CDS encoding GatB/YqeY domain-containing protein; translated protein: MTTLKSKLQEDLNAAIKERDELRSATLRLTLSAITKEEVAGKTKRELSDDEVQKVITREAKKRREAADAFAQGGRPESAEREKAEGEILATYLPKQLSDEELQQIVGQAVEEARAAGAEGPRAMGQVMKIVNPKVAGLAEGGRVAAVVKKLLAG